AAAGGAAGTTTCCCTTCTATCCATACCCCGTGATACAAGGGTAGAGATAGCAGGGAAGGGTGTGGATAAAATCAACAGTGCCTATGCCTATGGAGACATCAACACCACCAAAGAGACTGTGGAGAACTTTTTGAAGGTGAGAATTGATTACTATATACTGGTTGATTTCACTGATTTTAAGGAAATGGTAGACACCCTGGGGGGCATCACCATGAATGTGGAACCCCACATCTCTAAAGCAAGACCAGAATTACACGGGAAAACCGGAGTTAGTAAATTAACTGGTGAAGAAGCTCTGATCTACGTTCGGTTCAGGCAGGACTCGGAATCAGAGGGTGGTCGGATGAGGAGACATCGCGAGGCAATTCAAGCCATTATTGACGGAGCTTTAAACCCATCTAACATACTTCAAGCCCCGGCAGTGTTGAACCAGTTAAGGGAAAATGTGAA
This DNA window, taken from Methanobacterium subterraneum, encodes the following:
- a CDS encoding LCP family protein, encoding MNKKMVILILIGIIVLGVSLSFFMFSPKTNSSSERINILFLGADARTPQTQGYTDSINILSIDKKTKEVSLLSIPRDTRVEIAGKGVDKINSAYAYGDINTTKETVENFLKVRIDYYILVDFTDFKEMVDTLGGITMNVEPHISKARPELHGKTGVSKLTGEEALIYVRFRQDSESEGGRMRRHREAIQAIIDGALNPSNILQAPAVLNQLRENVKTDIPPLETTVIETLITGFDIENARIGVVTGEYTHINGINYMIPDMDKTEKTVNELGLRK